The following coding sequences lie in one Bartonella sp. DGB1 genomic window:
- a CDS encoding electron transfer flavoprotein subunit beta/FixA family protein: protein MSVAQSLKVIVPIKRVVDPNIKVLIKDDGQSLDIEHVKMSINPFDEIALEEAIRLKEQGLTRELIAVSIGGEKNTDILRNALAMGADRAIHILTEQQTEPLLIAKILKKIVEEEQADLILMGKQAIDDDANQTGQMLAALLDIAQACQASDIKIDGSQVNVKMEVDNGQQEIAINLPCVITVDLRLNQPRFISLMQIMKAKKQPITTINLDDMQIKHTPNYHIIAVNAPPKRGAATMVNDIDELLDFIKQRDITLGI, encoded by the coding sequence ATGTCTGTTGCACAATCTTTAAAAGTTATTGTTCCTATTAAAAGAGTAGTAGACCCAAATATAAAAGTTCTAATTAAAGATGATGGACAAAGCTTAGATATAGAACATGTTAAAATGTCTATCAATCCTTTTGATGAAATAGCCTTAGAAGAAGCAATTCGCCTAAAGGAACAAGGCTTAACTAGAGAGCTTATAGCTGTATCTATCGGAGGAGAAAAAAATACAGATATACTACGTAATGCTTTAGCAATGGGCGCTGATAGAGCTATCCATATATTGACCGAACAACAAACTGAACCCCTATTAATAGCAAAGATACTTAAAAAAATAGTAGAAGAAGAGCAAGCTGATCTAATATTAATGGGAAAACAAGCTATTGATGATGACGCTAATCAAACAGGACAAATGTTAGCCGCTCTACTGGATATTGCACAAGCCTGCCAAGCTAGTGACATAAAAATAGATGGCTCTCAAGTAAATGTTAAAATGGAAGTGGATAATGGACAGCAAGAAATAGCTATAAATTTGCCGTGCGTTATCACAGTTGATTTACGTCTAAATCAACCTAGATTTATCTCTCTAATGCAAATAATGAAAGCAAAAAAACAACCTATAACAACTATTAACCTAGATGATATGCAAATTAAGCACACTCCAAATTATCACATAATTGCTGTTAATGCCCCCCCTAAAAGAGGAGCTGCTACCATGGTTAATGATATTGATGAATTATTAGATTTTATAAAGCAACGTGATATAACATTAGGTATTTAA
- a CDS encoding acetate uptake transporter, whose product MKENSLANPGPLGLAAFGMTTVLLNLHNAGFLPLTMTVLAMGLCYGGLAQIVAGIISYKRNEVFPATAFTSYGFFWLTLVIIWYFPANEKVGAASLSAMSAYLFIWGLFTLFLFIGTRGANFVLRFIFATLTILFFLLALGDYLHSPFIGKIAGYEGLVCGASAIYLAMAELLNEKLGRVVLPIGD is encoded by the coding sequence ATGAAAGAGAATTCCTTAGCAAACCCAGGCCCGCTAGGTCTAGCAGCTTTTGGTATGACAACAGTGTTACTTAACCTGCATAATGCAGGTTTTTTGCCTTTGACGATGACGGTGTTAGCAATGGGGCTTTGTTATGGAGGATTAGCGCAAATAGTTGCGGGAATTATCTCTTACAAACGTAATGAAGTGTTTCCTGCTACTGCTTTTACTTCTTATGGCTTTTTTTGGTTAACTCTAGTTATAATTTGGTATTTCCCCGCTAATGAAAAAGTAGGAGCTGCTAGTTTATCTGCTATGTCAGCTTATTTATTTATATGGGGTTTATTTACCTTATTTTTATTCATAGGTACTAGAGGTGCAAATTTTGTATTACGTTTTATATTTGCAACTTTAACTATATTATTCTTCTTATTAGCTTTAGGTGATTATTTACATAGTCCATTTATAGGCAAGATTGCTGGATATGAGGGTCTTGTTTGTGGAGCTAGTGCTATTTATTTGGCTATGGCTGAGCTACTTAATGAAAAATTGGGTAGAGTGGTTTTACCAATAGGAGACTAA
- a CDS encoding DMT family transporter — MNINSLNHKSTLIGVILILIGYFLFSLNDALSKVLLQTFTLGQLLFFRSIGSAIILAPIIAYEGKTGFFSLKPMWAHVSRLFCATLDTICFYIAVMFLPLTDVLTFYMAGPIYVTIISHFFLNELMGWRRWVAILIGFIGVIITLNPTGANFSYYSIFALISGLSFALLIVLNRILQTSRDSVMVSWQNIVALVIGAILCLFSWTPLNTTGVIYILIFGTIACSGHILISKSLKYIPATLAAPMQYTILIWAILFDYLFFHHQVEAHVILGAAIIISSNLFLIYRRKKVTNKIDKSISQPGL; from the coding sequence ATGAATATTAACTCCCTCAATCACAAAAGCACTTTAATTGGTGTTATACTTATTTTAATTGGTTATTTTTTATTTTCCTTAAACGATGCTTTAAGCAAAGTTCTTTTACAAACTTTTACCCTAGGGCAATTATTATTTTTTCGATCAATTGGCTCTGCAATTATCTTAGCACCTATAATAGCTTACGAAGGTAAAACAGGATTTTTTAGCCTAAAACCAATGTGGGCACACGTTAGTAGATTATTTTGCGCCACTCTTGATACTATCTGTTTTTACATAGCCGTGATGTTTTTACCACTTACAGATGTTCTCACATTTTATATGGCCGGACCAATCTATGTAACAATTATTTCACATTTTTTTCTAAATGAATTAATGGGGTGGCGGAGATGGGTAGCTATCTTAATAGGTTTTATTGGTGTTATCATTACCTTAAATCCTACAGGAGCTAATTTCTCTTATTATTCTATATTCGCTTTAATTAGCGGTCTTTCCTTTGCATTATTAATAGTTTTAAATCGAATTCTCCAAACCTCCAGAGATAGCGTCATGGTTTCTTGGCAAAATATTGTTGCTTTAGTTATAGGTGCTATATTATGTCTCTTTTCATGGACCCCCCTTAATACCACAGGTGTGATATATATTTTAATATTTGGTACCATAGCATGTAGTGGACATATTCTAATTTCTAAATCATTAAAATATATCCCTGCTACACTAGCGGCCCCTATGCAATATACAATATTAATATGGGCTATTCTATTTGATTATTTATTTTTCCATCATCAAGTGGAAGCCCATGTAATATTAGGCGCGGCTATTATTATTTCATCAAATTTATTTTTAATATATCGCCGTAAAAAAGTTACAAATAAAATTGATAAAAGTATATCTCAACCTGGATTATAA
- a CDS encoding electron transfer flavoprotein subunit alpha/FixB family protein yields the protein MSLLLLAHHQNNKLSNQTLASLTAATKLSNKIDLLIVGHQILDIVAEARLYPHINQILTVDNESFANIMAEDLSDLLVTLIQENNYKYLISPTVSYAKFAFPRVAAKFDVAQISDVIAILDKDTFQRPSYAGNIIETIKSLNNLKILTIRATTFDKMQQIANHTTPIKEIKFETNNYLSKFIANETSHNKDIDLQSADIIISGGRGLESKENFTKLLQPLAVKLNAAIGASRAAVDLGYAPNEWQIGQTGKIVAPTLYIAVGISGAIQHIAGICDAQIIVAINKDKDAPIFEYADCGLVGDLFEILPKLQNKLA from the coding sequence ATGTCTCTTTTACTCTTAGCTCACCACCAAAATAACAAATTATCTAACCAAACATTAGCTTCACTTACAGCAGCTACAAAATTATCTAATAAAATTGACTTATTAATAGTTGGTCATCAAATTCTAGATATAGTTGCAGAAGCACGTCTATACCCGCATATCAATCAAATATTAACGGTAGACAATGAATCATTTGCTAATATAATGGCAGAAGATTTATCTGATTTATTAGTGACTTTAATACAAGAAAATAACTATAAATATTTAATATCTCCTACGGTAAGTTATGCAAAATTTGCTTTTCCCCGTGTAGCAGCAAAATTTGATGTAGCACAAATCTCTGACGTAATAGCTATTTTAGATAAAGATACCTTTCAACGACCAAGTTATGCCGGAAATATAATAGAAACAATAAAATCACTAAATAACCTTAAAATTTTAACAATACGTGCTACAACCTTTGACAAAATGCAACAAATTGCTAACCATACGACACCAATTAAAGAAATAAAATTTGAGACTAATAATTATCTATCTAAATTCATAGCTAATGAAACTTCTCATAATAAAGATATAGATTTACAAAGTGCTGATATTATTATCTCTGGCGGTAGAGGTTTAGAAAGTAAAGAAAATTTCACCAAGTTACTACAACCATTAGCAGTAAAGCTCAACGCCGCAATTGGCGCCTCTAGAGCCGCAGTAGACCTTGGATATGCTCCAAATGAATGGCAAATAGGTCAAACTGGTAAAATAGTTGCACCAACTTTATATATAGCGGTTGGTATTTCTGGTGCTATCCAGCATATTGCCGGTATCTGTGATGCTCAAATAATTGTAGCCATTAATAAAGATAAAGATGCTCCTATATTTGAATATGCTGATTGTGGATTAGTAGGAGATCTATTCGAGATATTGCCAAAATTACAAAATAAATTAGCTTAA